A genomic segment from Aegilops tauschii subsp. strangulata cultivar AL8/78 chromosome 1, Aet v6.0, whole genome shotgun sequence encodes:
- the LOC109759491 gene encoding uncharacterized protein: MPKPHQASPAPPTPLPLPLSILPPRSCPLATALLALLSLLLATALWLVLVLSPAQAPVASSSSALSYAAAADEALSAGDAASPLSLAHIVFGIAGSAHLWPRRREYIRLWWDPASMRGHVWLDASAPGAPGPSAAGEDSLPPIRVSEDTSRFRYTNPTGHPSGLRIARIAAEAVRLVGGGGARWVVLVDDDTVLSPDNLVAVLGKYDWREMVYVGAPSESHSANTYFSHGMAFGGGGVALSFPLAAALARTLDVCIERYPRLYGSDDRLHACITELGVPLSREYGFHQWDIRGNAHGILAAHPIAPFISIHHVEFVDPIYPGLNSLESLELFTKAMKTEPMSFLQRSVCYDKRQKLTLAISLGYVVQVYPSVLLPPELERSERTYIAFNRMSQRTEFDFDTKEIQKSMCKRPVLFFLKDVWKDGNITRGSYIRSSERDDLKRKVFCFRSPPLSGIDEIQVSASPLSKRWHLAPRRLCSAVKESINGTMFMFVRQCGRRAFGSASDSLD; encoded by the exons ATGCCCAAGCCCCACCAAGCCTCGCCAGCGCCGCCGACGCCGCTCCCGCTCCCGCTCTCCATCCTCCCGCCGCGGAGCTGCCCGCTCGCCACCGCGCTGCTGGCGCTGCTCTCGCTGCTCCTCGCCACCGCGCTGTGGCTCGTGCTCGTGCTGTCCCCGGCCCAGGCCCCCGTggcgtcctcctcctccgcgctgtcctacgcggcggcggcggatgagGCGCTCTCTGCCGGCGACGCGGCCTCCCCGCTCTCGCTCGCCCACATCGTCTTCGGGATCGCGGGCTCGGCGCACCTCTGGCCGCGTCGCCGCGAGTACATCCGCCTCTGGTGGGATCCCGCCTCTATGCGCGGCCACGTCTGGCTCGACGCCAGCGCGCCCGGCGCGCCGGGGCCCAGCGCTGCCGGGGAGGACTCGCTCCCGCCGATCCGGGTGTCCGAGGACACCTCGCGCTTCCGGTACACCAACCCGACGGGCCACCCTTCCGGGCTCCGGATCGCGCGCATCGCTGCCGAGGCCGTGCGGCTCGTGGGGGGTGGGGGCGCGCGGTGGGTGGTGCTCGTGGACGACGACACCGTGCTGTCCCCGGACAACCTGGTGGCGGTGCTCGGGAAGTACGACTGGAGGGAGATGGTGTACGTCGGGGCCCCGTCGGAGAGCCACTCGGCCAACACCTATTTCAGCCACGGCATGGCGTTCGGAGGCGGAGGCGTCGCGCTCAGCTTCCCCCTCGCCGCTGCGCTCGCGCGGACACTCGACGTGTGCATCGAGAGGTACCCCAGGCTGTATGGAAGCGACGACCGCCTCCATGCTTGTATCACGGAGCTTGGCGTGCCTCTTTCCCGCGAATATGGATTCCATCAG TGGGATATCAGAGGCAATGCCCATGGTATATTGGCTGCTCATCCAATCGCTCCTTTCATCAGTATCCACCATGTGGAGTTTGTGGATCCTATATATCCTGGATTGAACTCTCTTGAGAGCTTGGAGCTTTTTACGAAGGCTATGAAAACAGAACCCATGAGCTTCTTGCAGCGCTCAGTTTGTTATGATAAGAGGCAGAAGCTTACACTTGCCATCTCTTTGGGTTATGTTGTTCAAGTGTACCCCAGTGTTCTTCTCCCTCCTGAATTGGAGCGATCCGAGCGGACTTACATCGCTTTTAATAGGATGAGCCAGAGAACTGAATTTGATTTTGACACCAAGGAAATTCAGAAGTCTATGTGCAAGAGGCCAGTCTTATTTTTCTTGAAGGATGTTTGGAAGGATGGGAACATAACTAGAGGCTCTTACATAAGGTCAAGTGAACGGGATGACCTCAAAAGGAAGGTGTTTTGCTTTAGGTCACCTCCTTTGTCTGGGATAGATGAGATTCAAGTTTCTGCGTCCCCATTAAGCAAAAGATGGCATCTG GCACCAAGAAGGTTATGCAGTGCTGTGAAAGAATCTATTAATggaactatgtttatgtttgttCGGCAATGTGGGCGCAGAGCATTCGGCTCCGCTTCTGATTCTCTTGATTGA